The Candidatus Nitrosopumilus sp. SW genomic sequence TTATCACCAATCTCTGGAATTCTCATATCTCTTGCTCTAATCTTGTACATCTTTCCACCTTCGTTTGATTGAGTCATAACTACAGTATCAACAACTCCAGTTTCTGAGGGTCTAACACCAATTGATGTATCCCGTCTGTAAGGTCCAGATGATTCAAACTCTCTATATTCTTCCATGAATCTTGGAGGACTAGTTTTTCCAATTAAGATATCTCCACCTTTAACTGGTGCTTCTGCTGCAACAACACCGTCTTCTTCCAGTAATCTGTATGCACGTTCTCCTTTGTAGCCTCGGATGTTATCTTCAGCATTTGGAATTTCAAACGCATCACGCATTCCACCAGGATATTGTTTTGCTTCAGCATCATAAATTCTAAAGAAGAATGTTCTTCCAAGACCTCTATCAACTGATGCTTTACTAAGAACAATTGCATCTTCAATGTTGTAACCATCAAATGGCAATACTGCAACTACACAATTCTGACCTGCAGGTCTGTCTTCCAATCCCAAAAGTTTCATTGCTTTTGTATTAACAATTGGAACTTGAGGATATAGCATAAAGTGTTGTCTAACATAGGTACTGGTATTCATCATAGGTGTTGAGAATCCTAAACTCTGTTTTGCCATTGCAGATTCGTATGTGTTTCTTGGAGATTGATTGTGTTCAGGATATGGAATGATTGATGCACCTGCTCCAAGGATTGCGGGTGGGAAAACTTCAAGGTGAGTGTGTTTCTTTGTGTCTTTTTCATCTAGTGTTACATAGCAGTTCTCTTCTTCATTTGCGTCAATCATTTCTAAGACACCCATTCTCAAAAGATCAGTCCATGAGATGAGTTTCTTTGAAATTTTATCTAGTAAATCAGCAGTAAGTAATGGTTTGTTATCTTTGATTATGATTAACGGTCTTAAGACACGTCCTGCATTACAATTAACATAAAGTCTTCTTGTAGAACCTTCAATTTCAGATTTATGAAATGATACACCCACATGTGGATGAATCTTTGAGTTTCTTCTCAAGTCTCTAAGGGATTCTGCTAGTTGTTCACCATCTTTGTAATATCCAATTAGTCTACCATCAACAAAGATTCTAGTTCCATCTTTCTTCAAATCTTCTTTTGCATCAAAGAAGTGAACAGTTCCAAGATCATAGAGTTTCTCTACAATTTCTTCAGATGGAACGTTTACAGAAATGATTCCAGATAATGCCAGATTCTTTACAAGACCACAGTTTGAACCTTCAGGAGTTTCACTTGGACAAATTCTTCCAAAGTGTGTTGCATGCAAATCTCTTGCTTCAAAGTTTGGCTGAGTTCTACTAAGTGGAGATTGAATTCTTCTAAGGTGACTGATTGTTGAAAGATAGTTTGTTCTGTCAAGTAGTTGAGTAACACCTACTCTACCTCTACCCCAGTTTCCTGTGGCAATTGCATTGTTTAATTTATCAGTAATAATTCCTGGACGGATGGCAGCAGCTACTGCATTAATTCCACGTTTTTGTCCAGAACGTTCTAGTTGGTATTTCATATCACGAACAAGATTTCTAAATGCAGTTCTAAACAAGTCTGCAAGCATCTGTCCTGCGAATTTAATGACTTTGTTTCCATAGTGGTCTTTGTCATCAGGTTTAATCCAACCAAGTTTTAGTTCTAATAATTTACAAGCTGCTTCTCCTAAGAATTGTGCTTTTTCTTTTCTGTTTTCAGGATGTTTTCCCAAGTGAGGTAACAGACCCCAATCAAGTAAAGTTTCAGCACGTTTAATCTGGAATTCCTCTAGCATTCCCGGAGCAATTCTCTTACTGATGTAAACAATAGCATCTTTTGCAGTTGGAACATCTCCTGCTTTTTCAAAAGAGCCTTCTAATTCATCTTGGAGTTCATCTACCAAAGAAACTGCGGCTGCAATCTCTCTATCAGATTCTAATCCAAGTGCTCTCATCAAAGTAACTACTGGAATGTCAACTGGAGAACCTGGAATTCTGGCAACAATTAATCCGTCATTTTTCATGACAAGTTCTAATTTTGCACGATAACCAACAATGGAAGAATATACTTTGGCTTTATGGACAATGTTTCCACCAACTGTCTCTCTGTCAACTATAATTTTGTTGTAAGAGAGATCCTCTAATCCAACAATGACTCTCTCAGAACCATTGATGATAAAGTAACCACCAGGATCATTTGGATCTTCGCCGTGTTCAACTAATTTTTGAGTAGAGAAATTATGTAAGATACATGCATTTGATTTTGCCATAACTGGGACATCACCAATGTGTACAAATCTTGATTCCAGTATTTTCCCATCTTCAACAACACTTGCTTCCATCATTACAGGTGCAGAGTAAGACACATTTCTCAATCTAGCTTCTGCAGGAGTGATATGTGTAATAGAACCATCAAGCTCCATCATTCTTGGTTGTTGAAGTTTAACTTTACCTAGTTGAATTTTGTAAGGATATTCAGCATTTTCAATATCAATCTGACCAACTTCGTTGATTATACTTTGTAATCCTCTCTCTAAAAATTCATCAAATGAGTTTAGATGTTGACGTGCAATACCTTCTCTCTTCAAGATGTCTTGAATTACTGGCCAACGTTTGGTTGAAGGATCTGCCATCTAAACTTCCACCACGTATCTATAATACAGACTTTCACCAGCAGTTGGACTTTTTCTTGTGATTTTTATCATATCACCAGGTTTTACACCAAGCCCCAAGATTGCGGGATCGTTTACAAAGATTAATGGTAATTCAGTTGGCTTACAGTTGTATTTTTTTAAAACTTCCTCAGCTTCTTGTTTTGAAATGATTTCATGTTTTGGAACATAGATATGATCAGGTACAAGAATCTGGTTTTTCTTAGTTGCCAATTACAAAGCCCCCACGTTGAACATTAAATGTAACAGTAATGAATACACACAAACTGTCAAAATCTCACGCTCAGGTTAATATATATCTAATCTGAAATTCGTCAAGAAAATAGTGTTTTTTCTATTTTGTCAATTAATCTTTTCACAACCTTAAATAGGATAAATTTAGGCGTAAAATCAATGAAATCACAATTGATGGTGTTTGCATTATCTGCAATTCTAGTTGCAGGTATTGGTATGGCACCAGCATTTGGACAAATACAAAATACGATTGTTGTTACTACAGATAAAACATCCTATTCAGAGGGTGAAGTTATTATGGTAACAGGTGAAGTCAGAGATCTTTATTCAGGAACTCCTGTAAGTGTCATTGTTAAAGCCCCAAACGGTAACTTGGTATCAATTGCTCAAGTAACAGTTGGTGCAGACAAAAAATTCAGTACTGAAATAACTGCAGGAGGTTCATTGATGAGAGCAGAGGGATCATACACAATTACTGTTCAATATGGTAATGAAAATAGATCTGCTACAACATCATTTGAGTATGGAGGATCTACAGTAGTTACACCACCAACAAACATGGGTAAGGTAACAAACACAACTGTTGAAATTGAAGGCTCATCAGACTTGATTGGATATAAGATCACAGGTGCAAAATTACTTGGAATTATACCTGATGTTGATGCAAATTCATTGATCATCTCAATTGATGCCATGGAAGATGGTTCACTCACTTTAACAATCCCTAGATCAGTATTAGATGCTACAATTAATGGTGCAGATGATGACTTTTTCGTTCTAGTTGACGGAGAAGAAGTAGACTTTGATGAAACAGCCACATCATCAGATAGAACACTCACCATAGCATTCCCGGCAGGGGCTGAAGAGATTGAAATAATCGGTACCTTTGTAGTCCCAGAATTTGGTACAATTGCAGCAATGATTCTAGCAGTAGCAATTATCTCAATAATTGCAGTATCTGCAAAATCAAGACTTAGCATTATGCCAAGAATCTAAAATTTCATCTTTTTTCTCTTTTTAAATATACATAAATACCAAGGTAACTTGGGGAAAATTAGGATGAATTTTAAACGTTCTACAACATCGATGGCAATAGCCCTTTTGGCAGTGTCATTAATTTCAGTGACCTCAATTCAACAAGATGCATTTGCTCAAACACAGGGAATGACCCTAACAGCTATGGCAGACAAAGGTTCGAAAACAATTACTGTAACAGGTAAAACAGTTTCAGGATATACTGATGTTTCATTTACTGTTAAGTCTCCAAGTGGAAATAACTTAGTTGCAGCTTGGCAAACAACACCAGATGCTAATGGAGAATTTGCTACAGAATTCAAAATAGGTCCAACATGGACTGAAAATGGATTCTATGAAATCAAAGCACAACAAGGCAACACAGCATTGTACACAATGGCAGTTCTTGTTGAAGTAAATGGTGGAATGGCAGAAAAAACTTCTGTAACTGAATCCAATTTCTCTTCAGATGTGTTTGAACCAATCGAACCAAATGTTGCAAGAGATGCAGGAATTGAAATTAGTACCGCCGAAACCGAAATGGGATCCGATACAATTGTAGTTACTGGAAGTACAGATAGAGTAAGTGCCGACATCACATTAACCGTAACTGCTCCAAATGGAAATGTAGTATCAATTGATCAAGTATCACCAATGCTTGATGGAGAGTTTACAGCAACCATCACAACAGGTGGACCATTATGGACACAAGATGGTATTTACACTGTTACAGCACAACAATTTAACGATCCAAAATATACTGCTTCAGCTGAAGTAGATATTCAAGACGGAGTGGTAGTGCCAGAATTTGGTACAATTGCAGCAATGATTCTAGCAGTAGCAATTATCTCAATAATTGCAGTATCTGCAAAATCAAGACTTAGCATTATGCCAAGATACTAAAATCACATCTTTTTTCATTTTTTAAATATACATAAATAGAGACAGATTCAATTCGCAACAAGATGAACAACCGTACGTCGTTCGCGCTACTAGCCGTTTTGACTGCAGTCGGTACTTTAACCATGTCATCAGCATATGCAGATGAAATTCCACAAGCATGTGTTGGGTGTACTATGGATGATGCAAGAGCAACAGCAAACAAAATGTTGCTTGGAGACATCCCAATATCTGTTTGGACAGATAAGACAAGTTACAAACAAGGTGACATGATTAGGGTAAATGGGCAAGTAGCAAATGTAGCATCTGGATTTCCAGTTACAATTACTGTTGTGAGTCCTCTAAACTCCATTATTGCAGTTGATCAATTCGCTGTAGCAAATGATGGTAGTTTTGAGACAACTATAAACACATCAGGTAACATGTGGAAATACGACGGTACTTACACCATTAAGGCAAACTATGGCAGTGCTGATAAAAAGAACAGTGTCAAAGTTGAATTAACTGGTGGAGTTGCATACAAACCAACCTATGAAACACCAACAACGTCCAAACAATGTGGTTCAAATGAAATTACTGCAAATGGTCATTGTGTACCATTTAGTATTTCAGGCGGTTCAATTACAAGTGCAACTCTCAATACAGACGATAACTCAATTGTTATCAACATCAGTGCCACTAATGATGGAACATTAACTGTAACTCCATCAAAGACAGTCCAAGACGGTATCTTCATGGTACTAGTTGACGGAGAAGAATGGGATGATGTTGAGATTGTTGCAAACAAAGTAACAGTCATGTTCCCAGCAGGAACTGAACAAATTGAAATAATCGGTACCTTTGTAGTTCCAGAATTTGGTACAATTGCAGCAATGATTCTAGCAGTAGCAATTATCTCAATAATTGCAGTATCTGCAAAATCAAGACTTAGCATTATGCCAAGATACTAAAATCACATCTTTTTTCATTTTTTCATTTTTGATAGTAAAAGAAATATACAAACATGTCATTCAAAATTTGTGGATTCTAGAATATTATACGGAGTGATTTCTTTATTAATAATTTCTACAGTACCTGCTTTTGCTCAAGAGTCATTGATTTCAGTTCAAACAGATGATAAAAATTATGATGAAGGAGATACAATAGTAATATCAGGACAAGTTTCAACGATAGTTGGTGAAACACCAGTAACACTTCAATTATTCACAGAGGGGAATTTAGTAGATATAGCGCAAATTACAGTAGCCCAAGATGGAACATATTCACACACAGTTATTGCAGAAGGTCCATTATGGAACAAAGCAGGAGATTATCTAGTTAGAGTGTTATATGGGGAAGGCAATATTGCTGAATCTGAATTTAGTTACACACCAAAATCAGATGTAGTTGAAACCACAACTAATTTTGAAGTTGATGCTGGAAGTCACGGAACATTTGATGTGGAATACACAATCAAAGGAGGAGTAGTCAAAGACATGATAGTTGATTCAGATATTTTTGCATTAATAGTTCAAATTGATTCAACAGATGAGGGGAAAATTGATTTGGACTTGCCAAGAGAATTCATAGGAGCTGAAAAACAAGATGGGAAAGATGATACTTTTATTGTTTTAATTGATGGAGTAGAGGTAGCATATCAAGAATCAGTTGTACATTCAGATTCAAGAGTAATTACAATCAATTTTGAGCAAGGAGATTCAGATATTGAAATTATTGGAACCTATATTGTTCCAGAGTTTGGAACAATTGCAATGATGATTCTGATAGTTGGAATTATGGCAACAGTAGTCTTAACAAGAAACAGATTTCAAATGAAAATTTAGTTTTTTGAAAAAGAATACTTTTCTTTAAACGGTGATACAGATCTCAATTCATCTACAACTTTTTTTAGAATTTCCACAGTTTGTTCAATTTCTTTTTGATCATTAAATATTCCAGTTGTCAATCTTAGCGAACCAGTAATTTGCTCATGAGAAAATCCCATAGCCTGTAAAACATGAGACGCTTTTTGAGTGTGAACAGAACATGCTGAACCAGTAGATGCGGCAATACCATACTCATCAAGTTTGATTATTAGATCTTCACCATTTACACCAAGAAAAGTAAAATGAGCATTATTTGGCAAATGGGATTCAGGATGACCATTAACAGTTACCTGAGAAATTTCATTGGACACATTTTGAACCAAAGTATCTCTAAGTTTTTTCATATGGGAAATATTCTCATTTAGATTAGTTTTTGCAATATCACACGCCTTACCAAAACCAACAATATTTGCCACGTTTTCAGTACCAGAACGCAAACCATGTTCTTGTCCACCACCTAAAATCATAGGATTGAGCATGACCCCTTTTTTGATATACAACGCACCAATGCCCTTTGGACCATATAGTTTATGAGATGAAATAGACAACAAATCCACATTCAATTCATGAATGTCAATTGGTATTTTTCCTACGGCTTGTACAGCATCAGTGTGAAATACAACACCATGTTCATTACAAAGTTTAGCGATTTCTGAAATTGGTTGAATTGTACCAACTTCATTATTTCCAAACATAACTGAAACGATTCTAGTGTTTTCAGAAAGATATTTTTTTAGATCAGATAGACTAATCATACCAAACTTGTCAACTGGAAGATAAATCACATCAAAACCATCTTGAGATAATTTTTTACAGGGTTCTAAAATTGCATCATGTTCAATTGAAGAAGTTATAATTTGACCAGAGGAGTGTTTAGTTGCAATCCCTCTTAATGCAGTATTATTTGATTCAGTACCCCCAGAAGTGATAAAAATTTCAGAGGGGTCAGCATTGATTAAAGATGCAATTTGTTTTCTTGCTTTTTCAACTGCCTTACGAGATAATCGCCCATAACGGTGAATGGACGAGGGATTTCCATATTGTTCTTTGAGATATGGAAGCATTGATTCTAAGACATCTTCATGAATTTGAGTGGAGGCAGCATTATCAAGATAAATCAATCTGCAATCACATTAATTTTTCCTGGTTTATACCCTTCTTGATCAATTTCAACTGAAGTAAATCCTATCATCTTTAATTTTTCTGTGATTTTATCTAATACAGCATCATTGAATTCAGAAATATCATTTTTTTCTACTTCGATTTTTGCAGAGCCATTTAGATCACGAACACGAACTTGTTTAATTTTGGTTAATTGTTTAACAACAGTTTCACCAAATTCAATTCTAGTAAGTTTCTCAGCAGTCACTCTTTGGCCCCAAGGAATTCGAGATGCCAGACAAGAATTAGAAGGTTTATCATGAACAGATAATCCAACTGATTTTGCGATTTGTCTAATTTGAGATTTTGAGAGATTTGTTTCAACAAGAGGACTCAGAATGCCATTTTGCCGTAATGCATCAATTCCAGGCCTATAATCACCTAAATCATCCAAATTTGTTCCATCAACAATCACATCTATATGATGTTCTTTTGCCAATTTTAGTAGATGATCTCCTAATTCAAGCCTACAATGAAAACATCTAGTAGAATCATTTTTTGTAAACTCTTCATTTTCAAGTTCATCATAATCTAAGAAAAGTTGTGTTATTCCTATTTCAGAACAGATTTTTTTGGCTGTTTGTAGTTCCTCCTCAGAGAGGGTTTTGTAATCAGCAGTTACTGCAATTGCAGAATCACCTAGTTTTTGATATGCAGCATACGCAACAAGTGCACTATCCACACCGCCAGATAATGCAATCATAACTTTATCTTTATTAGCAAACCAATTTTCTAGTTCATCTAATTTTGTCATTTAGTTCTCCAATTTTTCAATCTCTTTTCGAAGTAAAGAGTCTGTTTCTTTAATTGACTTCTCAATAGTGTTTGAGATATACTTTAAATCATCAAACTCTATTTTGAAATCAGTTTTTCCTTTGAATGAGGATTTTTTGTATCTTACATCAAATGATTTTCCATTAATTGTCAATGAAGTATTTTCACTAGTTCTAGGTACAATAAATCTACTAGATTCAGATATTCTAACACCTAATGTACCAGTTTCAAGGACCAACGTATCAACAATTTCATCAATATTTTGATCATCACATAGTACAGAAATTAGATTTGTAGGTCTTCCTTTTTTTGTAATCCCGTGATAGATTGAGACATCTTTAGCACCTTTTTGCATAATTTTTTCAATAAGATTTCCAAGTATTTCACCTGAAACATCATCAACATTAGTTTCGATAATTTTTACAGAGTCACTTTCTAAATTATTTGTGGAGCCTCGAACTACCTTTAACACATTTGAAAAATTTTGAAAATCTTTTTGTCCTGCACCATAACCAATTGAATCAATTTTCATGGTAGGATAATAATCCATACAAGTATTAGTCAAATTAGCCAAAATGCAGGCACCAGTAGGAGTTGTCAATTCCTCATTAGCATCATTGCCTTTAATTTTGAGATAAGAGTTTTTGAAAATCTCAAGAATGGCACTTGCAGGATTAGACATTGTTCCATGTGAAAAAGTTACACTTCCACCACCTACAGAAACAGGCATGGAAATAATTTTTTCATCAAATAACTTCAAATCATCTAAAGCAATTGTAATTCCAACAATATCAATTAGTGTATCAATACTAGATGCTTCATGAAAATGAACAGAATCTTCCGAGACCCCATGTATTTTGGATTCTGAAGAAATTAGTGAATTAATACAGGATTCAGCAAAGGTCTTTGCCTTCTCTGAAAGACCCAAGTTTTGTGTAGAGTCATTAATTGCTTTTTTAATTTCAGATCCTTTTCTTTCATGAGAATTCTCATCAACATCTAAAATTAGTTGAAGAGCTTCAATTCCTCGTTTTTTGGTTTTTTGAAAATCAATTTCTTTAATGGTAGAATCTGAAAAAAATTTTTCAGATTTTTTGATTCCATCAATTACCTTTTCTTTATTGGCCCCCAAATCAATTAAAGATGAAAGAAGCATATCTCCAGATATTCCAGCAATTTGCGGATCAATTACCAAAACCATTGATTAAAAATTATCAAAAATGCTTATAAATTCGTCTGATCGGTATGAAATTTCACTAGATTTAATTATTGAAAATTAACAGCGAATTTTATGATTACTATAATTGGTTCAGGCAAAGTAGGCGGAGATGCTGCATTATTTTCAGCACTAAAACGACTAGATGATCAAATTTTGTTATTAGATGTTGCAGAAGGCCTACCTCAAGGAGAGGCAATGGACATCAACCATATGCTATCAGAACAAGGAATTGATGTCGAGGTTAAAGGTTCCAATAATTTTGAAGACATGAAAGGTTCCAATATTGTTGTAGTAGTTGCAGGTTCTGGAAGAAAACCAGGAATGACCCGTATGGACCTTTTGAAAATTAATGCATCAATTGTAAAAAGTGTAGTAGAAAATGTCAAAAAGTATGCAGATGACTCCATGATTATTCCAGTAACTAATCCATTAGACCCAATGGCATACATCACATACAAGGTATCAGGATTTGATAGAAGCAGAGTATTTGGAATGGGAGGTATGCTTGATTTATCAAGATTTAGACAGTTTATTCATGAAGCAACAGGACACTCTCGTGATTCTATTAGAGCACTTGTAATTGGAGAACATGGTGAAAACATGTTACCTTTACCAAGATTTTCATCTGTTTCAGGAATCCCTCTATCATCATTTCTACCAAAAGAAAAATTAGACGAGTTAGTTCAGAACACAAAACAAGTTGCAGCAAAAGTAATTGAATTAAAAGGTGCAACAGTACATGCACCAGGAAATGCAATTTCTGCAATTGTTGAATCTGTTGTAAGAGATAGAAAACAAGTGATTCCAGTAGCAACTTATCTTGATGGGGAATATGGTCATTCAGATGTAACAATTGGGGTTCCAGCAGTAATAGGAAAGAAAGGCGTAGAGAAAATTATCGAACTAGATCTTAATGATGATGAAAAACAGGTCTTTAACAAAGCAGTTGAGAGTGTTAAAGGTGCAATTTCAGGTATTGAAATCTAAGCCTTTTTTTATCGATAAAAAGAAAAACCATCAATGGAAACTCATGAGATTCTAAAAGCTGTAAAATCAGGAAAGATTTCAGTTAATGATGCAAAAAGACTACTATCATTATATTCTATAGAAGAGATAGAAGGAATTGCCAAGATTGATATCAATAGGAGAAAACGAAGAGGAATCCCAGAGATAGTTTTTGCAGAGACAAAAGAACTAGATGAAATTAAAAAAATCATAAAAAGAATTTTAGAAAAATCAAATTCTGTAATTGTTTCAAGGTTAAAGAAAGCAGACTATCCAAAAATCCAGGCATTTGCAAAGAAACTAAAAGTCAAAGTCAAAACAGGAAAGAAATCATCTACATTATTGTTGTTTAAAAAACCAATTAAATTTCAAGGAGGCAAAGTAGGAATTCTTACTGCAGGAACTTCAGATATTGGAGTGGCGGAGGAAGCAAGAATTGTCTGTGAAGCAATGAATTGTAAATGCATCACAAGTTACGATGTGGGAGTAGCAGGAATTCAAAGAATTTTTCCAATTTTAAAAGAAATGGTAGAAGAGGATGTGGATTGCATTATAGTTGCTGCAGGGATGGAAGGAGCACTTGCAACACTAGTTTCCACACTAGTAGATATTCCAGTTATTGGAATTCCAACATCAGTAGGATATGGTTATGGTGAAAAAGGAATTGCAGCTCTTGCTTCGATGCTTCAAAGTTGTTCATTAGGACTATCAGTTGTAAACATAGATAACGGCATTGCAGCTGGTGGAATTGCAGCCAATATCGCAAATAGAACAATAAGAAAAAGAGAATAAGTGAAAAATACAATTCAAGAGGCAAATTAACCTCGTAAATGATATATAACATAGTTAAACGAAATGTGATAGTTGGCTGGCAAACGTGTTGTACTTACTGCTGATCGTAGTTTAATGACAAATTATAGAGGAAATTTTCTTTATGGATTTATTGCATGTGGACCATATGAGGTTCTTCCTGAATGGGTTTTTGATAAGGTATTTTGTCCATCAGTTGAGACAGACCCAATCACAGGAGAGGCAAAGGTTGCACAAATTGGATTAAGAAGAATTGAAAGTTCATTGATTCAAGGTGGTTATAAGAGAGAAGACGTGTTCATCGGACATCCAGACATGTTACACAAATCAATTGGACCAGATACCAAAGTTGTAGGTATCAACGTAATGGATCCATTAGGAATGGCACCAGTTACTACAACAATGTCACCAGAAAAATTGTCATATGTTGCAATGAAATTTAAAAAAATGTGTGCAAGTATTATCCAACTCAAAAAGAAATATGATTTTAAAGTTGTTGTTGGTGGAAATGGAGCATGGGAATTAGCAAAATCAGATAGAATGAAAATTCATGGAATTGACACAGTAGTAGTTGGCGAAGCAGATGAACTAGCAGTTGATCTATTCCAAGATTTAGAGAAAAATGACGCACCAGAATTAATGCATTGTTTTGTAAGAAACCTTGAAAACATTCCAGTTATCGAAGGACCTACAATCAATTCTTTGATCGAGGCGATGAGAGGATGTGGAAGAGGTTGTGACTTTTGTGATGTAAATAAAAGATCAAAAAAAGATCTTCCTATAGAAAGACTACAACATGAGGCAAAAACCAATTTAGATTACGGTTTTGATTCAATTTGGTTACATTCTGATGAAATGTTACTTTATGGATGTGACAATAGAGACTTTGTTCCAAACAGAGATGCAATTACAGATTTGTGGAAGTCATTAAAAGGACTTGGTGCAAACTTTATTGGAACAACACATATGACATTTTCTGCAGTTGCAGCAGATCCTACATTGATGCAACAAATTTCACACATTAACGGTCAAGATAAATCAGGAAGATGGCTTGCAACTAATTTAGGAATTGAAACAGTTGCACCAGACATGGTAAAGAAACATCTTGGTGTAAAAACAAGACCA encodes the following:
- the larE gene encoding ATP-dependent sacrificial sulfur transferase LarE, with translation MTKLDELENWFANKDKVMIALSGGVDSALVAYAAYQKLGDSAIAVTADYKTLSEEELQTAKKICSEIGITQLFLDYDELENEEFTKNDSTRCFHCRLELGDHLLKLAKEHHIDVIVDGTNLDDLGDYRPGIDALRQNGILSPLVETNLSKSQIRQIAKSVGLSVHDKPSNSCLASRIPWGQRVTAEKLTRIEFGETVVKQLTKIKQVRVRDLNGSAKIEVEKNDISEFNDAVLDKITEKLKMIGFTSVEIDQEGYKPGKINVIAD
- the larC gene encoding nickel pincer cofactor biosynthesis protein LarC, translated to MVLVIDPQIAGISGDMLLSSLIDLGANKEKVIDGIKKSEKFFSDSTIKEIDFQKTKKRGIEALQLILDVDENSHERKGSEIKKAINDSTQNLGLSEKAKTFAESCINSLISSESKIHGVSEDSVHFHEASSIDTLIDIVGITIALDDLKLFDEKIISMPVSVGGGSVTFSHGTMSNPASAILEIFKNSYLKIKGNDANEELTTPTGACILANLTNTCMDYYPTMKIDSIGYGAGQKDFQNFSNVLKVVRGSTNNLESDSVKIIETNVDDVSGEILGNLIEKIMQKGAKDVSIYHGITKKGRPTNLISVLCDDQNIDEIVDTLVLETGTLGVRISESSRFIVPRTSENTSLTINGKSFDVRYKKSSFKGKTDFKIEFDDLKYISNTIEKSIKETDSLLRKEIEKLEN
- a CDS encoding malate dehydrogenase, whose amino-acid sequence is MITIIGSGKVGGDAALFSALKRLDDQILLLDVAEGLPQGEAMDINHMLSEQGIDVEVKGSNNFEDMKGSNIVVVVAGSGRKPGMTRMDLLKINASIVKSVVENVKKYADDSMIIPVTNPLDPMAYITYKVSGFDRSRVFGMGGMLDLSRFRQFIHEATGHSRDSIRALVIGEHGENMLPLPRFSSVSGIPLSSFLPKEKLDELVQNTKQVAAKVIELKGATVHAPGNAISAIVESVVRDRKQVIPVATYLDGEYGHSDVTIGVPAVIGKKGVEKIIELDLNDDEKQVFNKAVESVKGAISGIEI
- the larB gene encoding nickel pincer cofactor biosynthesis protein LarB, which produces METHEILKAVKSGKISVNDAKRLLSLYSIEEIEGIAKIDINRRKRRGIPEIVFAETKELDEIKKIIKRILEKSNSVIVSRLKKADYPKIQAFAKKLKVKVKTGKKSSTLLLFKKPIKFQGGKVGILTAGTSDIGVAEEARIVCEAMNCKCITSYDVGVAGIQRIFPILKEMVEEDVDCIIVAAGMEGALATLVSTLVDIPVIGIPTSVGYGYGEKGIAALASMLQSCSLGLSVVNIDNGIAAGGIAANIANRTIRKRE
- a CDS encoding radical SAM protein, with the translated sequence MAGKRVVLTADRSLMTNYRGNFLYGFIACGPYEVLPEWVFDKVFCPSVETDPITGEAKVAQIGLRRIESSLIQGGYKREDVFIGHPDMLHKSIGPDTKVVGINVMDPLGMAPVTTTMSPEKLSYVAMKFKKMCASIIQLKKKYDFKVVVGGNGAWELAKSDRMKIHGIDTVVVGEADELAVDLFQDLEKNDAPELMHCFVRNLENIPVIEGPTINSLIEAMRGCGRGCDFCDVNKRSKKDLPIERLQHEAKTNLDYGFDSIWLHSDEMLLYGCDNRDFVPNRDAITDLWKSLKGLGANFIGTTHMTFSAVAADPTLMQQISHINGQDKSGRWLATNLGIETVAPDMVKKHLGVKTRPFSTEEWGSVVREGAKILNENHWFPAATIIIGWPDETPDDIQYTIDMMSDFREMDFRGLVAPLLYQDFSEKNSMHFGNLNEAQFTLFWKCWENNLRVINDIIPIILRNKTYGPPMKVFMYGILKAGTWAIMRYLRGLCKDLFNGRTPDEIIDKYARSRSVSAPKIQTKKL